One Acetonema longum DSM 6540 genomic window, ATGAGCGATAATATATCAAATGTTTGCCTTTCAAATAAACGACTGATCAATAGTCCCACTATCCCAATGCCAATGAGTGCTATGGCGTCAATTATATAGGCACCAATTCGTTTCAGAAAATAAGCTTTGGGGATCAATCCGTTCACCATGACAATTTCTGGAGTAATACTAGGAACATCAGCCGCAAGATTATTGTTTTCCATGTGGCCACCCTTCTTTTTCCTTTATAATAACTTCCTGAGATGATTCGCCTGACAAAACCCTGTTATTTGTTTTCACTATTTTACCGTGCTGATTCTTGTGAGTTGTCTCATCCACCCTACACTTTGTGCCGTTACTAAATAATATAGTTCTCCCCGACTAATCTTAAATCCCTTCATTGTCGCGGGGACGTGGTTGCCGACAACATTGGAGACTCAGAGAGACGTTCTATTGGCGAGTAGGCGGTAAAATGATATCCTCAAAAATAGAGGTGACCATGCCCGAAAAGCGGAAGATATTCAGCGGCCAATTAAAAATATAACAGAGATATCGCCGAGCCAGATTGACAAAGATTAGTCAAAGTGTAATTACGCGAGCATAACAAAACTGGCAACCTGTGCAGGTCGAAAAAAGCATAAGCATAAGGACAAGAGGAGATTGGTCAATGTTTGTTGCAGAGCTTAAATTTGTTCAACCAGAAGAAATGGCAAGTAACGATCAAATTCAAGAAGCACTGGAATTTCTACTACATGATTTACGTATGAACGGTCAGATAGTAGGGCGGGAGTACCCTATCGCCTATCAGGGCAACGAATTTCGCTCTTTTGTATTGATTCCTGAGCCTGATGCCTTGAATACAGAAAGAGCAAATTCTTATGTGCTAAAGGCTCTAACTCAGCTTAAAAAGTTAGCTATTGAGTACTCTTGGAAGATAATTGGCTGCGAGCCGGAATGTGCATCAGTATGTAGTTGCACCCAGACAAAGTCATTTATTCTTTATACGACCTATCTTTCACACGAGGCGCCTTTACGTTGCGGGGAGTGCTTTGGGACAATTCCTTTGTATCGGATACCGGCAACCCAGGATGATCAATATTCGGAGATCCTTAGTTGGGAAAGCGACTATAAAGCATGCGACACGCTGCAAATAAATTGCGCAACAGGAGAAAAGTTTGGGATAGCGCAGCTATCGAAACATGATAGCAGTCTGTCGCAAAGGGGCATTGATATTTGTCAAAAGATTACCGCCGACACAGGGATACCGGTCTATTACTATTTACTTAGAGTTTCCGGCAGAAGTAAACAGTCGGAATTAAAAATCAAGTGCCCGTCCTGCCATCATGAATGGCTGCTTCAGGAATCTTTGCATGGAATATTTGATTATAAATGTGACAGATGCAGATTGCTATCGAATATCGCCTGGGCAGTTCGCTGAAATCAACCAAAATGTGCATGTAACGTTGTTCCAGCGGAGGAGTGCAAAATGGATCAAGAAATAGAGCAGTTATTTCTCTACATCCTTTTCTGATTATCACAATTCGATTTATCCGGTTTTATAGGGGTCACCCGTTTTGTCGGGCAGCCCCCTTTGTTTCGTCGGTCAAGCTTATCAAACAAAAAACCTGTCCACCG contains:
- a CDS encoding DUF2310 family Zn-ribbon-containing protein; translated protein: MFVAELKFVQPEEMASNDQIQEALEFLLHDLRMNGQIVGREYPIAYQGNEFRSFVLIPEPDALNTERANSYVLKALTQLKKLAIEYSWKIIGCEPECASVCSCTQTKSFILYTTYLSHEAPLRCGECFGTIPLYRIPATQDDQYSEILSWESDYKACDTLQINCATGEKFGIAQLSKHDSSLSQRGIDICQKITADTGIPVYYYLLRVSGRSKQSELKIKCPSCHHEWLLQESLHGIFDYKCDRCRLLSNIAWAVR